From Magnolia sinica isolate HGM2019 chromosome 13, MsV1, whole genome shotgun sequence, one genomic window encodes:
- the LOC131222624 gene encoding uncharacterized protein LOC131222624 yields MCPLRLILVFLSATLAGYFAWKTFRSSSEAEGELLGDTKTGEKTSAHGGDGDFGFRKVIEGGFWAFVDMASGRYLWRNLRMKDGQKEKGC; encoded by the exons ATGTGCCCGCTGCGGCTCATATTGGTGTTCCTCTCTGCGACCTTAGCCGGGTACTTCGCATGGAAGACGTTCCGATCCTCTTCCGAAGCGGAGGGAGAGTTATTGGGAGATACGAAGACAGGGGAGAAGACGTCGGCGCATGGTGGGGATGGAGATTTCGGTTTCAGAAAG GTAATTGAAGGTGGGTTTTGGGCTTTCGTGGATATGGCAAGCGGCAGGTATTTGTGGAGGAATTTGAGAATGAAGGACGGTCAGAAAGAGAAGGGATGTTGA